One window from the genome of Pseudomonadota bacterium encodes:
- a CDS encoding NAD-glutamate dehydrogenase — protein MSGNQARIEEITALVLREMPVEQRPLVESFVYTFFKRKKYIDLNTLPTEVIVQILQNLWYFFAERLPGENKVEVVEVADPDSFGNARTIINILTENKPFLADSFLGILRQEGIVAHIFISPLYDVSRNESGQPKSVDVPSSLEKKNSFEALLHCEILQPIDKKQVALLRDKIVQTLQDVALAVRDWKAMRACVSGTAQMLQVPGFSEDQAAEVREFLKWIENNHFTFLGFREYDFQKPKITSFEESVVAKSSLGILQASHHEDTGILYHGINLQDECVSFLYHKDPVIVSKTNRFSPVHRNVPMDSISIKIFDSKGKVVGLRQFLGLFTSVAYSSSALDIPLLRHKVLTVVKQAGFSPEWHDGKALLHVLDTLPRDELFQAAAEELMSIGVKVLSLQEEPRVALFIRKDNFNRFLSCFVFIPRDRFDYELIEQLQRILQRELGYTVTLSSARYGGLSFARVHYIAATEGQEGLQYDVKVLEQLLIQAAESWEDQLQTELQNQLKQPQAATLFAKYEKAFDKGYQVKTAISEVVIDIRLVEKTVKAQQPFVRVFRLPQDKDYTVRLKLYHTGEAYLLSDILDKLTNMDLHILYEARVHVVPQGDRSVWIHDIAAKSRERYPVALEAVTDKFQEAFLRVLQGDIENDGFNRLVLRSTFSWRQCLLMRAFCKYLHQIQIPFRQTYIEETLVKHGEITQEICQLFFCRFDPVQAFERKACEVNTYKGVRAKLDQIQHPDEDRILRSLANLVMATVRSNFFHVDAEGKPMSYLSFKFESERIEELPLPRPMYEIFIYSIRFEAVHLRGGKVARGGIRWSDRREDFRTEILGLVKAQMVKNSVIVPVGAKGGFVVKTNLEQMDRTEAKAEGQACYQEMVKAMLEITDNLVAGEVKHPLSTFCYDEDDPYFVVAADKGTATFSDYANAIAQKQNFWLDDAFASGGKTGYDHKKMGITAKGAWESVRQHFWAHGRDIEKESIAVVGIGSMAGDVFGNGMLLSPHLKLLAAISYRSIFIDPNPDPEISFKERHRLFGEVLGWEHYNQDLLSRGGAVYEKTSKQVHLTPEIRHWLQLGQETITPAQLIQNLLKSQYDLFWLGGVGTYVKSSRETHAQVGDRSNDAYRVNADELRCRVVGEGANLGLTQNARIEFARAGGCINNDAVDNAGGVDCSDHEVNIKILLQDVVEQGKLSLTQRDQLLEQMTDEVEHLVLQSNQYNNLALALAQSRASHILERDARLMRHLEKKGVLNRQLEFLPDDVKLTEYQKSGVGLTRPERAVLFAYSKNDLFNEIIKTQLPDDSLLEFELRNYFPKVLQEKYLPEILRHPLRREIVATMAVNRLINFMGSAFSLELAGKLGRPSWEIVQGFYLVLHLYGFHNLIESIKELETKLTPENQIKCLSQIRWRIKRTVIWFLGHRVPFLTDALMQKFETNLAELQQHIQLCLTTYDKEQLLEMIKRYRSFGLSELLARQMAEIELIAASSDILLIAEDMGVAVVEVARVYFAVGTRFAFNDLRSQASNLWSKTSWQRLAIHGIFEDFSFAQDRLTRQVLQYFQAQNKAVPDSGPKALEIWQHHVSDAVAHVDGILKDTQALPTADLAVLSVAQRELRMFTEKVS, from the coding sequence ATGTCAGGCAATCAGGCCAGAATCGAGGAAATTACAGCACTTGTGTTACGAGAAATGCCAGTTGAGCAACGGCCACTTGTTGAGTCATTTGTATACACTTTCTTTAAGCGTAAAAAATATATCGATCTCAACACTTTACCTACTGAAGTGATTGTACAAATTCTTCAAAATCTTTGGTACTTTTTTGCAGAGCGCCTGCCTGGTGAAAACAAAGTTGAAGTTGTTGAGGTTGCAGATCCTGATTCGTTTGGCAATGCCCGCACCATCATCAATATCTTGACGGAGAATAAGCCTTTTCTTGCAGATTCATTCTTGGGAATCTTGCGTCAAGAGGGGATTGTTGCGCATATTTTTATATCGCCGTTATATGATGTGAGCCGCAATGAGTCGGGTCAGCCTAAAAGCGTTGATGTCCCTTCGAGCTTGGAGAAAAAAAACTCCTTTGAAGCCCTTTTGCACTGCGAAATTCTTCAGCCCATTGATAAAAAACAGGTTGCTTTATTGCGTGACAAGATTGTGCAAACCCTACAAGACGTGGCATTGGCAGTGCGTGATTGGAAAGCAATGCGCGCTTGCGTCAGTGGGACTGCACAAATGTTGCAGGTACCTGGTTTTTCTGAAGATCAAGCAGCTGAGGTCCGGGAATTTCTAAAGTGGATTGAAAACAACCATTTTACTTTTTTAGGATTTCGGGAGTATGACTTTCAAAAACCAAAGATAACTTCCTTTGAAGAATCCGTTGTAGCAAAATCTAGTCTTGGCATCTTGCAAGCTTCACATCATGAGGATACGGGTATTCTCTATCACGGAATTAATTTGCAGGACGAGTGTGTTAGTTTTCTCTACCACAAAGATCCAGTGATTGTTTCCAAAACCAATCGTTTTTCTCCTGTGCACCGTAATGTACCTATGGATTCGATTAGTATTAAGATTTTTGATAGCAAAGGAAAAGTGGTTGGCTTGCGCCAGTTTTTGGGGTTGTTTACCTCTGTAGCTTACAGCAGTAGTGCATTGGATATTCCTTTATTGCGACACAAGGTGCTAACTGTTGTCAAACAGGCTGGCTTTTCTCCGGAGTGGCACGATGGTAAGGCTTTGTTGCACGTTCTTGACACGTTGCCTCGGGATGAATTATTTCAAGCAGCAGCGGAAGAACTGATGTCAATTGGTGTGAAGGTCTTATCTTTGCAAGAAGAGCCTCGGGTTGCCTTATTTATTCGCAAGGATAATTTTAACCGCTTTCTGTCGTGTTTTGTTTTTATCCCGCGTGATCGCTTCGATTACGAACTTATTGAGCAGCTTCAAAGGATTTTGCAGCGTGAGCTTGGGTATACAGTGACACTCAGTAGTGCTCGTTATGGAGGCCTCTCTTTTGCACGCGTGCATTATATCGCTGCCACTGAAGGACAAGAAGGACTTCAGTATGATGTGAAAGTTCTGGAGCAATTGTTAATTCAGGCAGCTGAGTCTTGGGAAGATCAGTTGCAAACTGAACTACAAAATCAGCTAAAGCAGCCCCAAGCAGCAACCTTGTTTGCAAAATATGAAAAAGCTTTTGATAAAGGTTATCAGGTAAAAACAGCTATCTCTGAAGTGGTGATAGACATTCGATTGGTTGAAAAAACGGTTAAGGCTCAGCAACCTTTTGTAAGAGTTTTTCGTTTGCCGCAAGATAAAGATTACACTGTGCGTCTTAAGCTTTATCATACGGGTGAGGCTTATTTGCTTTCTGACATTCTTGATAAGCTGACCAATATGGATTTGCATATTCTTTATGAGGCACGGGTTCATGTTGTTCCCCAAGGTGATCGATCTGTTTGGATTCATGATATTGCAGCCAAAAGCCGCGAGCGATACCCCGTTGCCCTAGAAGCTGTAACAGATAAATTCCAAGAGGCTTTCTTGCGGGTTTTGCAAGGTGATATTGAAAACGATGGCTTTAACCGTTTAGTGTTGCGGTCCACCTTTAGCTGGCGTCAGTGTCTTTTGATGCGAGCATTTTGCAAATATTTGCACCAAATCCAAATTCCCTTTCGGCAGACTTACATTGAAGAAACTTTGGTTAAACACGGAGAGATAACCCAAGAGATTTGTCAGCTTTTTTTCTGCCGGTTTGATCCGGTTCAGGCGTTTGAGAGAAAGGCGTGTGAGGTCAATACTTATAAAGGCGTTCGCGCTAAGCTGGATCAGATACAACACCCCGACGAAGATCGTATCTTAAGGAGCCTTGCAAACCTTGTTATGGCAACGGTGCGTAGCAATTTCTTTCATGTTGATGCTGAAGGGAAACCGATGAGTTATCTTTCCTTCAAGTTTGAGTCAGAGCGGATCGAGGAGCTACCTCTGCCGCGACCTATGTACGAAATTTTTATCTATTCTATTCGGTTTGAAGCCGTGCATTTACGCGGCGGAAAAGTGGCCAGAGGGGGTATTCGCTGGTCAGATCGACGTGAGGATTTTCGGACAGAGATTTTGGGACTTGTCAAAGCACAGATGGTTAAAAACTCTGTCATTGTCCCTGTTGGAGCCAAAGGGGGATTTGTTGTTAAGACAAATCTCGAGCAGATGGATCGGACAGAAGCTAAGGCTGAAGGGCAAGCGTGCTATCAAGAAATGGTCAAGGCCATGTTGGAAATCACAGATAACCTGGTAGCAGGCGAGGTCAAGCATCCTCTTAGCACTTTTTGTTATGACGAGGACGATCCGTATTTTGTAGTCGCCGCTGACAAAGGAACTGCAACATTTTCTGATTATGCCAATGCCATTGCCCAGAAGCAGAATTTTTGGCTGGATGATGCTTTTGCTTCAGGCGGCAAGACCGGCTATGACCATAAAAAAATGGGTATTACGGCAAAGGGTGCGTGGGAATCTGTTAGACAACATTTTTGGGCGCATGGCAGGGATATTGAAAAAGAGTCCATTGCTGTTGTAGGCATTGGTTCTATGGCGGGGGATGTGTTTGGGAACGGGATGTTACTTTCACCACATCTAAAGCTTTTAGCAGCTATCAGCTATCGGTCAATTTTTATTGACCCCAATCCTGATCCGGAGATTAGTTTTAAAGAGCGCCACAGACTGTTTGGTGAGGTGTTGGGGTGGGAACACTATAACCAAGATTTGTTGTCAAGGGGTGGTGCTGTGTATGAGAAAACCTCTAAGCAAGTCCACTTAACCCCTGAAATTAGGCATTGGTTGCAGTTGGGTCAGGAAACGATCACTCCAGCACAGTTAATTCAAAATCTTCTTAAGTCTCAATATGATCTCTTCTGGCTTGGAGGTGTAGGCACCTATGTTAAATCAAGCCGGGAAACTCATGCACAAGTTGGAGATCGCAGCAATGATGCTTACCGAGTGAATGCAGATGAGTTGCGGTGCCGGGTTGTTGGAGAAGGGGCAAATTTGGGTTTGACCCAAAATGCTCGAATTGAGTTTGCAAGGGCGGGAGGCTGCATTAACAATGATGCAGTTGATAATGCAGGCGGCGTTGATTGCTCGGATCACGAAGTAAACATCAAGATCTTACTGCAAGATGTGGTGGAGCAAGGAAAACTTTCCCTCACGCAAAGGGATCAACTCTTGGAACAGATGACTGATGAGGTAGAACACCTGGTTTTGCAAAGTAACCAGTATAACAACTTGGCCCTGGCACTTGCACAATCGCGAGCCAGTCATATCTTAGAGCGTGATGCACGTTTGATGCGACACCTAGAAAAAAAGGGAGTTTTAAACCGGCAACTTGAGTTCTTACCCGATGATGTCAAACTCACTGAGTATCAAAAATCAGGTGTTGGATTGACTCGGCCTGAGCGGGCGGTGTTGTTTGCCTATAGTAAGAATGATTTGTTTAATGAGATCATCAAAACTCAATTGCCTGATGACTCTTTACTGGAGTTTGAATTACGGAATTATTTTCCCAAGGTGTTGCAGGAAAAATACCTGCCTGAGATCTTGCGTCATCCCTTAAGGCGTGAAATTGTTGCGACAATGGCAGTTAATCGACTGATCAATTTTATGGGCTCAGCATTTTCACTAGAGCTTGCAGGAAAGTTGGGACGTCCCAGTTGGGAGATCGTGCAAGGGTTTTACTTGGTGCTGCATCTCTATGGCTTTCATAATTTGATCGAAAGTATTAAGGAATTGGAAACAAAATTAACTCCTGAAAACCAGATTAAATGCTTGTCACAAATTCGCTGGCGCATCAAGCGCACAGTGATTTGGTTCTTAGGGCATCGGGTTCCTTTCCTGACAGATGCCTTAATGCAAAAATTTGAAACCAACCTCGCCGAATTACAACAACATATACAACTATGCTTAACAACTTACGATAAGGAACAGTTGCTGGAAATGATTAAGCGTTATCGTTCTTTTGGATTGAGTGAGTTGCTTGCAAGACAAATGGCAGAAATTGAGCTGATTGCTGCGTCTTCTGATATTTTATTGATTGCAGAAGATATGGGGGTTGCCGTTGTTGAGGTAGCACGCGTTTATTTTGCTGTTGGCACGCGCTTTGCTTTCAATGACCTTAGGTCTCAGGCATCCAATCTTTGGAGTAAAACATCTTGGCAGCGCTTGGCAATCCACGGAATCTTTGAAGATTTCTCTTTTGCTCAAGATCGTTTGACGCGTCAGGTGTTGCAGTATTTTCAGGCGCAGAATAAGGCTGTCCCGGATTCTGGTCCAAAGGCCTTAGAAATTTGGCAGCATCATGTTTCCGACGCTGTTGCCCACGTTGATGGAATTTTAAAAGATACCCAAGCTTTACCAACTGCCGATTTGGCTGTGCTTTCTGTAGCACAAAGAGAGTTGAGGATGTTCACTGAAAAGGTGAGCTAA
- the addB gene encoding double-strand break repair protein AddB, whose amino-acid sequence MDKVNPTHVFNIPAWMPFLDTLAEQLLHDTGSDPAALNQHLILLPHRRACRSLKDVFLKHAKHGKPLMLPQMMALGDLDEDFVAFNKPDFTVLKTVASLERQGLLMSLIQRHQELTTQEDSHPLHAAQVVQLAQELAGLIDQVAWAGVSLDELSQLAPEDYAHHWQVTLDFLKIVAQFWPEILAEKACVDPAKRQRSLLEDYADMWRQHPPDYPVVAAGSTGTIPATAVLLNVVRSLPQGKVILPGLDRDIADAAWTDLDLCHPQYGLQHLLKRFEMSRAEVQELPILENQQHAQPGQKRAQLLSQALAPDIALTARRDFAGALQGFCYLQCASVQEEALSIAMMVRETLETQAKTVCIITPDRLLVERIKSELLRWHIVADDTAGTSLTATVPGRFLLLLAEFLCQPFSSLALLSVLKQPFLDTRWAPLLEQQVIRGRPPFESFSVFLSQVKNLEQQELYAWLQNFYTVAQPLLELQKDQRNSFAKLFKNFLRVADHLTEKKIWQGELGQACLEFCKQLIETISVFPDVARQDFPEVLQELLKGQTVRQPHGFHERVHIYGPLEARMLKADRVILASLNEGTWPGHHDTDPWLNRPMREQLGLPLPERRVGLSAHDFAHGFSAPEVVLTRSTKVGGTPTVPARWLLRIKTVLQQQELMHKVDRGEKWTWWQSQLDQPTAIKPWAQPAPRPPADVRPKKLSVTKIEIWMRDPYAIYARHILKLRPLDPLEFTFDASIRGTFLHAVLEHYLKSKPDVNSPQAANALFTLAQQMYTQQYGGSLLSSFWGHRLRRVAQWFIGQERKHRQAKAPIETWLEVPGQIQVTPAFVLTAIADRIDKTSDGALHIIDYKTGMVPSSENVRKGYASQLALETSMAQQGSFTGVVAAPVGSLSFWQLTGRTPAGAVKALKDDPEELAEEALYGLQQLIKTFADPFTPYQSCPRPNRAPKFNDYAHLARVAEWGQGGIDDNEN is encoded by the coding sequence ATGGATAAAGTAAACCCAACACACGTTTTTAATATCCCTGCCTGGATGCCGTTTTTGGACACCCTTGCAGAGCAATTGTTACATGACACCGGCAGTGATCCTGCAGCTCTCAACCAACACCTGATTTTGCTACCGCACCGCCGGGCGTGCCGCTCCTTGAAAGATGTGTTTTTAAAACATGCAAAACACGGAAAACCTCTGATGCTGCCGCAGATGATGGCGTTGGGAGATTTAGACGAGGACTTTGTGGCTTTTAATAAACCGGACTTTACTGTCTTAAAAACGGTTGCATCGCTTGAGCGCCAGGGGCTTTTGATGTCCCTGATCCAGCGGCATCAAGAATTAACCACACAGGAGGATTCTCATCCGCTTCATGCAGCACAAGTTGTGCAATTAGCGCAAGAACTGGCAGGTCTCATTGATCAGGTCGCATGGGCCGGAGTGTCTCTAGATGAGCTTTCTCAACTCGCACCAGAAGATTACGCACATCACTGGCAGGTCACCCTCGATTTTTTGAAAATCGTTGCCCAATTCTGGCCAGAAATTTTAGCCGAAAAAGCATGTGTGGATCCGGCCAAACGTCAGCGCTCGCTTCTGGAAGATTACGCAGATATGTGGCGGCAACATCCTCCCGATTATCCAGTAGTTGCAGCAGGATCGACTGGAACCATACCAGCAACAGCGGTATTGTTAAACGTTGTGCGGTCTTTGCCTCAAGGAAAAGTAATTTTACCTGGACTAGACCGAGATATTGCGGATGCGGCATGGACTGATCTGGATTTATGCCATCCACAATATGGTTTGCAGCACTTACTTAAGCGTTTTGAGATGTCAAGGGCAGAGGTACAAGAATTGCCAATCCTGGAAAATCAACAGCACGCTCAACCTGGACAAAAGCGCGCCCAGCTTTTGTCGCAGGCACTGGCACCTGATATTGCTTTAACTGCACGGCGTGATTTTGCGGGTGCTTTACAAGGGTTTTGCTACCTGCAATGCGCTAGTGTGCAGGAAGAAGCGCTGAGCATCGCCATGATGGTGCGGGAAACCCTAGAAACCCAAGCTAAAACAGTCTGCATCATCACGCCGGATCGTTTGTTAGTAGAACGCATCAAGTCTGAGCTTTTACGTTGGCACATTGTAGCTGATGATACCGCAGGTACTTCTCTGACTGCTACAGTGCCTGGTCGATTTTTATTATTGCTGGCAGAGTTTTTGTGTCAGCCATTTTCTAGTCTGGCTTTGTTGTCAGTGCTCAAACAACCTTTTTTGGATACGCGATGGGCTCCATTGTTGGAACAACAGGTTATTAGAGGTCGTCCGCCGTTTGAGAGTTTTTCCGTTTTCTTAAGCCAAGTCAAAAATCTAGAACAGCAAGAACTTTATGCTTGGCTGCAAAACTTTTATACCGTTGCACAACCATTACTTGAGCTACAGAAAGATCAAAGAAATTCTTTTGCAAAGTTATTTAAGAATTTTCTACGCGTTGCAGACCATTTAACAGAGAAAAAGATTTGGCAAGGTGAATTAGGACAAGCGTGCTTAGAGTTTTGCAAACAACTTATTGAAACAATCTCAGTGTTTCCAGATGTGGCACGACAAGATTTTCCTGAAGTATTGCAAGAATTGTTGAAGGGGCAAACTGTGCGGCAACCGCACGGATTTCACGAACGTGTGCATATTTATGGGCCCCTTGAGGCTCGTATGCTGAAAGCTGATCGTGTCATTTTAGCAAGCTTAAACGAAGGAACTTGGCCAGGCCATCATGACACAGATCCGTGGTTGAATCGCCCGATGCGAGAACAACTGGGTTTGCCCCTGCCAGAAAGGCGCGTGGGGTTATCAGCCCATGACTTTGCCCACGGATTTTCTGCGCCCGAAGTTGTGCTAACCCGCTCCACCAAAGTAGGAGGAACACCAACCGTTCCTGCTCGGTGGTTGTTGCGCATTAAAACTGTTCTCCAGCAACAGGAACTCATGCACAAGGTCGATAGAGGGGAAAAATGGACCTGGTGGCAAAGCCAACTTGATCAGCCAACGGCAATTAAGCCATGGGCGCAACCAGCACCACGACCGCCCGCCGACGTACGCCCTAAGAAATTATCGGTTACAAAAATTGAAATCTGGATGCGGGATCCCTATGCCATTTACGCACGGCATATTTTAAAATTGCGTCCTTTAGATCCTCTGGAATTTACCTTTGATGCTTCAATCAGAGGAACATTTTTGCACGCCGTGCTTGAACATTACTTGAAATCAAAACCTGATGTAAATTCTCCTCAGGCAGCTAATGCTCTATTTACACTGGCACAACAGATGTATACACAACAGTATGGGGGCTCATTGCTGTCAAGCTTTTGGGGGCATCGCCTGCGCCGGGTTGCCCAGTGGTTTATTGGGCAAGAGCGCAAACACAGGCAAGCAAAGGCTCCTATCGAAACTTGGTTAGAAGTGCCAGGTCAAATCCAAGTCACTCCTGCGTTCGTATTAACTGCAATCGCCGATCGCATTGATAAAACGAGCGATGGAGCCCTGCACATTATTGATTATAAAACTGGCATGGTGCCATCGAGTGAAAATGTGCGCAAAGGCTATGCCTCACAATTGGCCTTGGAGACATCTATGGCACAGCAAGGTAGCTTTACCGGTGTTGTAGCTGCTCCAGTGGGATCGTTAAGTTTTTGGCAGCTAACTGGGCGAACTCCTGCTGGCGCGGTCAAGGCTTTAAAAGACGATCCGGAAGAACTTGCCGAAGAAGCGCTTTACGGTTTGCAGCAACTGATTAAAACTTTTGCTGATCCTTTCACGCCATACCAGTCATGCCCGCGACCCAATCGAGCTCCCAAGTTCAATGACTATGCGCATCTGGCTCGCGTTGCCGAGTGGGGTCAAGGAGGCATTGATGACAACGAGAACTGA
- a CDS encoding Rpn family recombination-promoting nuclease/putative transposase: MPKKKSRLSPHDRYARSSLLQPKVAREFFNEHLPVAIKKCVDLSSLAPQKESYINDKLHAKVVDILFSVDFAGEDGYLYLLIEHASTPDPLLPLRMLQYVLAIMEEHCRRTGESKLPIVFPMIFYTGRKEYKHSTNIYDLFGKHKKLSREK; this comes from the coding sequence ATGCCTAAAAAGAAAAGTCGTCTTTCTCCCCATGATCGCTATGCGCGTTCTTCCTTGCTGCAACCTAAGGTTGCACGTGAATTTTTTAATGAACACTTGCCCGTTGCCATCAAGAAATGTGTTGATTTGTCGAGCCTTGCTCCACAAAAGGAGAGTTACATCAATGACAAATTACACGCAAAGGTTGTTGATATTCTGTTTTCAGTAGATTTTGCAGGAGAGGATGGTTATTTATATCTACTGATAGAGCATGCCTCAACGCCTGATCCTTTGCTTCCCTTGCGTATGCTCCAATATGTCTTGGCAATTATGGAAGAGCATTGTCGGCGAACCGGTGAGAGCAAGTTACCTATTGTTTTCCCGATGATCTTTTATACCGGGCGCAAGGAATACAAACATTCGACGAACATTTATGATTTATTTGGCAAGCACAAAAAGCTATCTCGCGAGAAATGA
- a CDS encoding Rpn family recombination-promoting nuclease/putative transposase, with the protein MIARSAQFTWVNEHFERIRKQRFSFLFSIAQSIYSKPYKLVDLTQIPDEQLKQYQWLSLLGLVMKHIRDHDFLPILKDMIHLLQRIESTGGSDYIYRTLTYVTEAGEIRDPEEFVKILRQGLEDPEEKVMTLAEHWKQEGLAQGIEQGMERGIEQGIEQGIDRGIRLTALNFLKAGLSIEQVSKGTGLSVEEVGDIRCKNFS; encoded by the coding sequence ATGATAGCGAGAAGCGCGCAGTTTACTTGGGTAAATGAGCACTTCGAGCGTATCAGGAAACAGAGGTTTTCATTTCTCTTCAGTATAGCGCAAAGCATTTACAGCAAACCTTACAAGCTGGTGGATTTAACTCAGATTCCGGATGAGCAACTCAAGCAGTATCAGTGGTTAAGCCTGTTGGGTTTGGTTATGAAACATATTCGCGATCATGATTTTTTACCTATCTTGAAAGATATGATACACTTGCTACAAAGGATTGAATCAACAGGTGGAAGTGATTATATCTACCGTACGTTGACGTACGTAACAGAGGCCGGTGAGATTAGAGACCCGGAAGAGTTTGTGAAAATATTACGACAAGGATTAGAAGACCCGGAGGAAAAAGTTATGACATTAGCAGAGCATTGGAAACAGGAAGGACTTGCTCAAGGGATAGAGCAGGGTATGGAGCGAGGCATAGAGCAAGGCATAGAACAAGGTATAGACCGTGGTATCAGACTCACAGCGCTTAATTTTCTAAAAGCGGGCTTGAGTATTGAACAAGTTAGCAAAGGGACGGGTTTGTCTGTAGAAGAAGTTGGCGACATCCGTTGTAAGAATTTTTCTTAA